AACGCCCCACCACACTCGCACCGCAAGACTGGGTCTGGCCAACACTATATGACTTCTGAAAATCAGCATGGCCGCCGCATCCTGTTTGCGGCGAATACGCAGTGGTACCTGCATAATTTCCGCCGGGAAACCATTGCGGCGCTGATTGCTGAGGGGCATGAAGTGCACTGCGCTGCGCCGCGCGACGACCGGCGCCAAGCGCTTAAGGAACTGGGAGCGACGGTGCACGATAGCCCCCCGCTTCCGAGCCGCATGAGCCCATTTGCCGATGCCCGCATTCTCGCCTGGTACGTCGGCTTGTTCCGGCGCCTGCGGCCCGCGACCGTGTTTACCTTCACACCCAAGCCCAATGTGTTCGCCGGGATTGCAAGTCGGCTGACCGGGACCGGTTTTGCGCCCAATGTGTCGGGGCTCGGCAGGGTTTTCGAACGCGACAACTTGCTCACGACAGCTGCATGTCGTGCCTATTCCGCGGCTTTCGGCGGTGCGAAGAAAGTGATCTTTCAGAACCGGGAAAGCCGGGACATGTTCGTCGGCAAAGGTATCGTTTCGTCCGGACAGGCCGCGCAGCTTGCCGGTTCCGGAGTCGACCTGACACGCTTTGCGCCCATTCCCCTGCCCGCTAGCGATCCCTTCGTCTTCCTGTTCAGCGGCCGCCTCGTGCTGAGCAAGGGTTTGGCAGAATTTGCGCAGGCCGCACGTACAATCGGTGACGTGTCGCCCGATGGGCGCAGGATCGAATACCGGATCGTCGGATTCACGCAGGAACAGCTTTCCTCGACCATGCCGCGGGCAGAACTCGATGCCCTGCTGCAAGGCTCGCCGGCGCGCTATTGCGGGCCAAGCGATGATGTGCGCGATCAGATGGCTCGGGCGCATTGTTTCGTGCTCCCCTCCTATTACGGCGAAGGCATTCCCCGATCGGCCATCGAGGCGGCCGCGTGCGCTCGCCCGGTAATCACCACCGACCATCCGGGCTGCCGGGAAACCGTAATCGAGGGAAAAACGGGCTTCATCGCGGTCCCACGCGATGCCGTTTCGCTGGAGCAGGCGATGCGCAAGCTTCTCGCCCTGGACACGGCTGCCCTGTCCGCGATGGGTGCCGCCAGCCGCGCGCATGCCGAAGCAAGGTTCGACGTCGCCGGGAACATCGCAGCCTACGCCGCTTTGGCCTCGGACCGCGACATTCTGTCGTGTGAGATCTGATGCCAATGCAAAATCACGCACCTTTCCCGATCACAAAGCGGCTCTGACCCCAATGTCGACACGAACTATCTCTCGCCGCCGATCGAAAAGCAGCGGGCAGCGCGGCCCCGCAGACGGGCGGACGCGTCCTAATGCGTTCGAAACGGCGTTCCTGGCATTTATCGTCCTGCTCGCCTTCATGGGCGGCGCATCGCGCGCCGACGAATGGAAAACGCTGGCGGTTAAGATCGTCGCTTCGCTCATCTTGATCGGGATCGGGGTTGCCAAGCTTCGCGGCTCGGGTCGCCGCAGTCGGAGCGCAGCGGGCGCGCCCTTCCCGGTACCTGCCATATTCCTGTCCTTGGCCCTGGCGATTACCGCGCTCTACCTGGTTCCCTTGCCGCCATCGCTGTGGACGGCGATGCCGGGACGCGAAGTCATCGGAGACTTTTTCGCGTCCGTCGGAATGGCGGGCGCCTGGCGACCAACCACGGTATCGGTCGCTCTTACCCTGAATACGCTTACGGCCATATTCGCGCCCCTTGCCCTCGTCCTGCTCGCCGCTCAAGCAGGGGAACGATGGCGGACAAGCGCGATAGACCTGTTTATCGTCATCGCGGTCTTCTCTGTTTTTCTTGGCGTCTTGCAGGTGGTCAGCGGTGCGAAATCGCTCTATTTCTACGATCTCGCCAACTTCGGCCGCGCCACCGGCGTCTTCGCCAACCGCAACCATCACGCGATCTTCCTCGCAGCCTCGATCCCGCTGTGCCTCTACCGTTACATGGAAAAGCGATCGCAGCAGGACGAGGCCGGCACGCTCTACCTCATCGCCGCTGGATTGATCCTCGCCGGCTGCCTGCTGGGGTCCAGCCGCGCGGGTCTCGCAGTATCGGGGCTGGCTACGCTCGCTTCGCTTGCCGTCTTTGCAAAAGCGCGGACCAACGCGGGCGGCGGGCGCTCCAATTGGCTGATCGGCCCTGCGGCAATCATCGGTATCGCTCTGGTTGCCCTGCCCCTGCTCGCATATAATTCCGAGGCTTTCGGCCGCATAGTGGCGTCGGACCCAATCGATGATCTTCGCTTCAAGCTGTTGCCGGACATTGCCGCCCTGGTTGGCACACACTTCCCGTTCGGCAGCGGGCCCGGCACATTCGAGGCCGCGTACCGCATGGCCGAAGCGGACGACAATCTCATGCGCCAGTACCTCAACGAAGCGCATAACGATTGGCTGCAGCCTTTCGTCGAATACGGCATTTTCGCTCTTGGCCTCTTACTGTGGCCGATCATCAGTATCGTGCGCGCGGCTCACAGCGGCTGGAGCGGACAGGGAATGCTTGTCCGCGTCCGCTCGCAATGTCTGCTCATATCGATCGTAGTGCTGGCGCTGGGCAGCCTGGTGGACTACCCGATGCGAACGGCGCTGCTCCTTACGTTCGGCACTTTCCTCTGGTATCAATTGCTCGCCGTCGCTACGGGAATGGCGCGCAAAAACGACACGGCGCGCAGGATCGACCAAGGACGAGGGACAGCGTGATTTTCACTGGTGTATTCCGGATTGCGGCAGTGGCAAGCCTCGCCTGCTTGGGCTCGGCTTGCGTCAGCAGTCCTCCGGTCGGTCAGGCCGAGGGGGTTACGGTCCTCGATAATTCCTCGCTCCCGGGCCCACCGACGCGCAGTATCGCATTGTCGCGGGAAGGCGGTACGCTTGCCCCGGGCGATACGGTGACGATGCAGGTCTACGGTGCGGAGGATTTCACCGCCAGCGCCCAGATCGAAGACGATGGAACCGTGCAGTTCCCCTTCACCGGCACCATCAACACGGTCGGGATGCGCCGCAGCGACCTCGCGGCGGAAATTGCCAACCGCCTGTCCCCGCAGATCGTCCTCGATCCGCAGGTCTCCCTGCAAGTCGAAGAAGGCACCGCCCGCCAGATCACGGTCGGCGGCGAAGTGGCGCGGCCTGGTTTCTATTCCAGCACGCAGGCTAATTCGCTGATGCGTTCGGTCGTGGCGGCCGGCGGCATGACTGACGCGGCAGAACGCCAGGAAGTGCTGCTCATCCGTGAAGTGGAAGGGCAGCGCTATATCGGCGTCTACAACATGACCGCGATCGAGCGCGGGAATTACGGCGATCCGCCGGTCTATTCCGGCGATGTAATCATGGTGGGCGAAAGCGCGCTTCTGCGTTCGATCGCGACTTACGCGCCCCTGGTCAACGCCGTAACCAGCCCGCTTATCCTGCTTGAGCGCATCCTCAACTGACACCATTCGGCGGAAGCGAAGAAACACCAGTGCTTGGAATAAGTCCCATCGACGCCGATCCGGCAACGCCCGTGCGCTATGCGCCTGTCGAGCAGAGCCGCGCCATGGGGTCGGACGTATCCGCTCGCCTCATGCAGATCCTGCGCGAACAGCGGTGGAAGGTTCTTGCAATCATCGCCGCGACGATTGCACTCGGCGTTGTCCTGACCATGCTGCAGCCGCGCTATTACACCGCGCAGACGCGGATGGAGTTCAAGCCGGAAGAAACGCTGGTCCAGGCGACGGACACCGACGCCGCCAGCGCGCTGGTGCTGAACGAACAGTATTTCCAGACCCAGTACGAGCTGCTTCGCTCGCGTTCCCTGGCCCGCGACGTTGCGATCGGCGAAGATGCGATGAGCGATCCGGAATTTGCCGCGGCTTTCGGGCTGGAAGGCGAGCAGATAACCGAGAAGCGCGCGATCAACACGCTCCTCGATGCGCTGGAAGTGGAACCGATCATCGATTCCAACCTTGCCGATATCACCTTCACTACGCGCGATCCCGCCTATTCCGCGCGGCTGGCCGATGCCTGGGCCGAAGCTTTCATCGCGGCCGATATCGAACGCCGGTTCGGCGCGTCGATCCAGGCGCGAGAGTTCCTGAATTCCCGCCTCGCCGAAACGCGTGAGAAACTTCAGGACGCGGAACAGGCCCTGATCGAATTCGCCTCGCGCAACCAGATTCTCAATCTGCCGAGCGACAGCGAAGGAGCGGCGGCCGAGAACAGCCCCACTCTCGTATCCTCTCGCCTGGAAAGCCTCAACGATCGGCTGGGCGAAGCACGCGCCGAACGCATCGCGGCCGCCAGCCGGCTCGGCAGCGCGCGTTCGGGGACGAGTTCGAACACCTCTGGCACGCTCGTCCAGCTGCGCTCACGCAGGGCCGAGCTCGCGGCGCGCGTTGCCGGCCTGGAAGAACGGTTCGGTGATGGTTACCCGCCGCTTCGCTCCGCCCGGGAAGAGCTCGCCCAGATCGATTCGGCCATCGCATCGGAAGCCGGCGTCTATCGCGGCGGCCTGCAGGAACAGTACAATGCCGCACTCCAGGCGGAGCGCGCCTTGCAAAGCGAAGTGACCCAGCTGACCCAGTCGCTCATCAGCGAGCGCAGGACGGGCGTGCAGTATGGATTTCTTGCCCGCGAAGTGGACACCAACCGCCAGCTTTACGACGCACTTTTGCAGCGAGTTAAGGAAGTGGGCGTCGCTCCGACGGAGCGCAGCAATATCGTGGTCATCGACGAAGCCGAGACGCCGCAGGTTCCCTCGTTTCCCAATCCGGTCCTGAACGTCGTTGCCGCAACGTTGGCGGGCCTCGTCTTCGCCGGTTTGTTCGTGGGCGGCACCTTCGCGCTCGACCAGGTCATCCGATCGCCGGAAGAACTGCAGAAATTGACCGGTCGCCCGGTCATCGGCTCCATCCCCGTGAACGAAGGCGACGATGCGATCGAAGAACTGGGCGACCGCCTCTCCCCGGTCTACGAGTCCTTCCTGTCGGCCTCGCTTTCCCTGCGCCACCTGATCGGCGACGACCACAAGTCTGCATTGATGACCAGCAGCCAGTCCGGCGAAGGAAAGTCCTACACCTCCATCGGCCTTTCCTACGCGCTGTCGCGCAGCGGGATGAAAGTTTTGCTGGTCGATGCCGACGTCCGCCGAGGCCGGCTGAACGGCTGGCTGGACTTGCCAAAACGCCCCGGCCTGAGCGATTACATCGCCGATTTCGATACCGATGAGCTGCCGATCCGCCGGTACGAGGATTTCGGTTTCGATGTCATGACGGTAGGCCAGTACCCGCCCAATCCGGGCGAAGCCATCACCAGTGGCCGGATGATGCAGTTGCACCAATCCGTGCTCGAGCGGTACGATTTCGTCCTTTATGATGGCCCCCCGATCCTGGGCCTTGCCGATGCAGTGCACATGGCGCGCATGGTCGACCTCGTGATCTATGCCGTGCAGGCAAACGAGATCCGGTCGCGCAAGATCTATTCGGCTCAGAACCGGCTGGCACAGGTGGGTACCGACATCGACGCGTTCATCATGACGCAGACGCCGACATCGGAAGAATACGGCTACGATTACAGCTACAGCCGCGAGAGCGACTGATGCGCCGCCCGCTGGCCGGGATCGGGCTGACCGCCGTCGGCATCGCCGGAC
This sequence is a window from Alteriqipengyuania flavescens. Protein-coding genes within it:
- a CDS encoding GumC family protein, whose translation is MLGISPIDADPATPVRYAPVEQSRAMGSDVSARLMQILREQRWKVLAIIAATIALGVVLTMLQPRYYTAQTRMEFKPEETLVQATDTDAASALVLNEQYFQTQYELLRSRSLARDVAIGEDAMSDPEFAAAFGLEGEQITEKRAINTLLDALEVEPIIDSNLADITFTTRDPAYSARLADAWAEAFIAADIERRFGASIQAREFLNSRLAETREKLQDAEQALIEFASRNQILNLPSDSEGAAAENSPTLVSSRLESLNDRLGEARAERIAAASRLGSARSGTSSNTSGTLVQLRSRRAELAARVAGLEERFGDGYPPLRSAREELAQIDSAIASEAGVYRGGLQEQYNAALQAERALQSEVTQLTQSLISERRTGVQYGFLAREVDTNRQLYDALLQRVKEVGVAPTERSNIVVIDEAETPQVPSFPNPVLNVVAATLAGLVFAGLFVGGTFALDQVIRSPEELQKLTGRPVIGSIPVNEGDDAIEELGDRLSPVYESFLSASLSLRHLIGDDHKSALMTSSQSGEGKSYTSIGLSYALSRSGMKVLLVDADVRRGRLNGWLDLPKRPGLSDYIADFDTDELPIRRYEDFGFDVMTVGQYPPNPGEAITSGRMMQLHQSVLERYDFVLYDGPPILGLADAVHMARMVDLVIYAVQANEIRSRKIYSAQNRLAQVGTDIDAFIMTQTPTSEEYGYDYSYSRESD
- a CDS encoding glycosyltransferase family 4 protein → MTSENQHGRRILFAANTQWYLHNFRRETIAALIAEGHEVHCAAPRDDRRQALKELGATVHDSPPLPSRMSPFADARILAWYVGLFRRLRPATVFTFTPKPNVFAGIASRLTGTGFAPNVSGLGRVFERDNLLTTAACRAYSAAFGGAKKVIFQNRESRDMFVGKGIVSSGQAAQLAGSGVDLTRFAPIPLPASDPFVFLFSGRLVLSKGLAEFAQAARTIGDVSPDGRRIEYRIVGFTQEQLSSTMPRAELDALLQGSPARYCGPSDDVRDQMARAHCFVLPSYYGEGIPRSAIEAAACARPVITTDHPGCRETVIEGKTGFIAVPRDAVSLEQAMRKLLALDTAALSAMGAASRAHAEARFDVAGNIAAYAALASDRDILSCEI
- a CDS encoding O-antigen ligase family protein, with protein sequence MRSDANAKSRTFPDHKAALTPMSTRTISRRRSKSSGQRGPADGRTRPNAFETAFLAFIVLLAFMGGASRADEWKTLAVKIVASLILIGIGVAKLRGSGRRSRSAAGAPFPVPAIFLSLALAITALYLVPLPPSLWTAMPGREVIGDFFASVGMAGAWRPTTVSVALTLNTLTAIFAPLALVLLAAQAGERWRTSAIDLFIVIAVFSVFLGVLQVVSGAKSLYFYDLANFGRATGVFANRNHHAIFLAASIPLCLYRYMEKRSQQDEAGTLYLIAAGLILAGCLLGSSRAGLAVSGLATLASLAVFAKARTNAGGGRSNWLIGPAAIIGIALVALPLLAYNSEAFGRIVASDPIDDLRFKLLPDIAALVGTHFPFGSGPGTFEAAYRMAEADDNLMRQYLNEAHNDWLQPFVEYGIFALGLLLWPIISIVRAAHSGWSGQGMLVRVRSQCLLISIVVLALGSLVDYPMRTALLLTFGTFLWYQLLAVATGMARKNDTARRIDQGRGTA
- a CDS encoding polysaccharide biosynthesis/export family protein — translated: MSREGGTLAPGDTVTMQVYGAEDFTASAQIEDDGTVQFPFTGTINTVGMRRSDLAAEIANRLSPQIVLDPQVSLQVEEGTARQITVGGEVARPGFYSSTQANSLMRSVVAAGGMTDAAERQEVLLIREVEGQRYIGVYNMTAIERGNYGDPPVYSGDVIMVGESALLRSIATYAPLVNAVTSPLILLERILN